The following proteins come from a genomic window of Methanosarcina sp. MTP4:
- a CDS encoding COG1361 S-layer family protein — protein sequence MKEPGNQATQKIIKTFAIIAVLFAVISITAAPTLANGNNDDDEVNFIIPEHGYTVDYYRSYGEPIIQASIVGDPEFKRGEIAGLQVKIVNKGYIEGFKRLNADQGGDNSTEELLALAELEEEEECTTTKDLKATLVSETEYIEVDPVTSVQDVEEIETGHTQTLRFTIKIDGDTPAGNYELLLPVSYEYQVNVRTATPEVINLGLTNTEFTREYKTKNTVISLPISIESEPKFEVTEVSGNLKQGETQVVEVTYTNTREITAEDAMARIIVMSPLSTGKSIIRLGDIGPGESKTALFKISADQDAVVKKYGIDSEIKYIDEEGETSFSENLKVNVPLEASEKKISITGIAIVLIILIALYQIINMHRKRNQNNENSSGDDNE from the coding sequence ATGAAAGAGCCCGGAAATCAAGCTACACAGAAGATAATAAAAACATTCGCTATAATCGCAGTACTCTTTGCAGTTATCTCAATAACCGCAGCTCCGACCCTTGCAAACGGGAATAATGATGATGATGAAGTGAACTTCATTATTCCGGAGCACGGGTACACCGTGGACTACTACCGGAGCTACGGGGAACCGATCATACAGGCATCTATTGTCGGAGACCCCGAATTCAAGAGGGGAGAGATTGCAGGCCTTCAGGTAAAAATAGTGAACAAGGGATATATAGAAGGTTTCAAAAGGCTGAATGCAGACCAGGGAGGAGACAACTCCACTGAGGAACTGCTGGCACTTGCAGAACTGGAAGAAGAAGAGGAATGCACAACCACAAAAGACCTCAAAGCCACCCTTGTCTCGGAAACGGAGTATATAGAAGTCGACCCCGTAACCAGTGTCCAGGATGTGGAAGAGATTGAAACCGGGCACACACAAACCCTCCGGTTCACGATAAAAATCGATGGAGACACGCCTGCAGGAAACTACGAACTCCTCCTGCCCGTGAGCTACGAGTACCAGGTAAATGTAAGGACAGCAACTCCTGAAGTAATTAACCTTGGCCTGACCAATACGGAATTCACACGAGAATATAAAACAAAAAACACAGTCATCAGCTTACCAATCTCTATTGAGAGCGAACCGAAATTTGAGGTGACGGAAGTTTCCGGGAACCTTAAACAGGGAGAAACACAAGTCGTTGAGGTAACCTACACAAACACCAGGGAAATCACAGCAGAAGATGCTATGGCCCGTATCATAGTCATGAGCCCCCTGAGCACGGGGAAGTCCATAATCAGACTCGGGGACATCGGGCCCGGAGAAAGCAAGACCGCCCTGTTTAAAATTTCAGCAGACCAGGATGCAGTTGTGAAAAAATACGGGATTGACAGTGAAATAAAGTACATTGACGAAGAAGGAGAAACCTCCTTTTCAGAAAACCTGAAAGTAAATGTGCCCCTGGAAGCGTCCGAGAAAAAAATCAGCATAACGGGCATAGCAATCGTACTGATAATCCTTATCGCTCTATACCAGATCATAAACATGCACCGGAAAAGGAATCAAAATAATGAGAATTCATCAGGTGATGATAATGAATAA
- a CDS encoding COG1361 S-layer family protein — MNKKGIFAAVTTLLILGLAALPAQAAIPENFDISNNYYTVYGGPDLSATLLGDNEFSRGDTVTLSIEMMNKGAISGFKSEDEADDGKETVLQKTEMQYEAQTVTAIGILATLTSDDPNIKVKSGSQEAGTLKQGKDSSSPTKFTIEISKNAPAGTYPLTLDLSYKYQNNVQVGGDDIDTTTGLVTNHEVGIWYENTTQTQTLEVKVKKEPYFEVTEVEGNLYPDEGGMLYVTYKNTGEEPAKDATVRVSAGDPFSTTDDQAYLGTLNPGESSVAVFDMDVDEDANPKPYSLNSEILYEDTDGHDQISDSVKINTEVLSAEKSLPGYQIGAGIGFIALAACFVLYRKKQQE; from the coding sequence ATGAATAAAAAAGGAATTTTTGCTGCAGTCACTACCCTTCTGATCCTGGGCCTTGCAGCCCTGCCAGCACAGGCAGCCATACCAGAAAATTTTGACATCAGTAACAATTACTACACCGTCTACGGAGGTCCGGACCTCAGCGCCACCCTTCTCGGGGACAACGAGTTTTCCAGAGGGGACACAGTGACCCTTAGCATCGAGATGATGAACAAGGGTGCAATTTCCGGCTTCAAGTCCGAAGATGAAGCTGATGATGGAAAAGAAACTGTACTCCAGAAAACTGAGATGCAGTATGAAGCCCAGACCGTGACTGCGATTGGAATCCTTGCTACCCTTACGTCCGACGACCCGAACATCAAGGTAAAATCCGGGTCCCAGGAAGCAGGAACTCTCAAACAGGGAAAGGACAGCTCAAGCCCCACAAAATTCACCATCGAAATCAGTAAGAATGCACCTGCCGGAACGTATCCATTAACACTCGATCTTTCGTACAAATACCAGAATAATGTGCAGGTAGGTGGAGATGATATTGACACAACTACGGGCCTGGTAACAAACCACGAGGTTGGGATCTGGTACGAAAACACTACCCAGACCCAGACCCTGGAAGTAAAGGTCAAAAAAGAGCCCTACTTTGAAGTAACGGAAGTGGAAGGGAACCTCTACCCCGACGAAGGCGGTATGCTCTACGTCACCTATAAAAATACAGGAGAAGAACCTGCAAAGGATGCCACCGTAAGAGTCAGCGCAGGTGACCCTTTCAGTACCACGGACGACCAGGCCTACCTGGGAACCCTGAACCCGGGAGAAAGCTCAGTTGCCGTCTTTGACATGGACGTGGACGAAGACGCAAACCCCAAGCCTTACTCCCTTAATAGCGAGATCCTTTACGAAGACACCGACGGACATGACCAGATCTCGGACAGTGTCAAGATCAACACGGAAGTCCTGTCCGCAGAAAAAAGCCTCCCTGGATACCAGATTGGTGCAGGAATAGGTTTCATAGCCCTTGCAGCCTGTTTCGTCCTATACAGGAAGAAACAGCAGGAATAA
- a CDS encoding TOBE domain-containing protein, whose protein sequence is MKAKTKLWFTEDGKPVMGAGKASLLKAIDEERSLRKACEKLGISYKHAWLMLKKMNERLGDPAVVTVRGGKNQGTFLTEVGRKMLAEYETSRQLIKEAVGDETAWENVGFKISARNRLPGKVLEVEKGGLVSKITIEIEPSILTSVVTEEAVEQLDIKPGDRIYAVIKSTEVMVAKRPEPECSEENKPEDKKLKVNKSKEKKPEKKN, encoded by the coding sequence ATGAAAGCGAAAACAAAGCTCTGGTTTACAGAAGACGGAAAGCCCGTAATGGGGGCCGGGAAAGCCAGTTTGCTCAAAGCTATTGACGAGGAAAGGTCTCTCCGGAAAGCCTGCGAGAAACTGGGGATCTCCTATAAACATGCCTGGCTCATGTTGAAAAAAATGAACGAAAGGCTCGGAGATCCCGCAGTAGTCACGGTGCGGGGGGGGAAAAACCAGGGGACCTTCCTTACGGAAGTGGGTCGAAAAATGTTGGCCGAATATGAAACCAGTAGGCAACTTATCAAAGAGGCTGTGGGAGACGAAACCGCCTGGGAAAACGTTGGCTTTAAAATCTCAGCCCGGAACAGGCTTCCAGGAAAGGTCCTTGAAGTCGAGAAAGGCGGTCTGGTCTCGAAGATTACGATTGAAATTGAACCTTCAATCCTTACCTCAGTTGTCACCGAAGAGGCCGTGGAGCAACTCGACATAAAGCCCGGAGACCGGATATATGCTGTTATTAAGTCCACGGAAGTAATGGTTGCAAAGAGGCCGGAGCCTGAGTGTTCTGAAGAAAATAAACCTGAAGATAAGAAATTGAAAGTTAATAAATCGAAAGAAAAGAAGCCTGAAAAAAAGAATTAA
- a CDS encoding ATP-binding cassette domain-containing protein, giving the protein MIEIKALSRKWKTFALDSLDLTIRDGEYFVILGPTGSGKTLLLELIAGFHRPDSGKILINGKDVTDLSPEKRNLAFVYQDYSLFPHMTVKKNIEFGLKMKKLKAPEKLMEISEYLNISHLLERHPLNLSGGEQQRVSLARALVTDPEILMLDEPLSALDPRTQDSAREMLLNVHRKGKLTVLHITHDQTEARIMADKVAVVMDGKLVQVGTPEEVFEKPANDVIADFVGFENVLKGRVLSCEEGLLRIEAEGTVLEAAGEVEVGNMVHVGLRPENIVLSKTFTQSSIRNSLKGMVIEVQSLGALVRVRMDCGLLLNALVTRQSAEEMELAPGVPVYAQFKASSIHVLR; this is encoded by the coding sequence ATGATAGAGATTAAAGCCCTTTCCCGAAAATGGAAAACTTTTGCCCTGGATTCTCTGGACCTAACTATCCGGGACGGAGAGTATTTCGTAATCCTCGGGCCCACAGGTTCCGGAAAAACCTTACTCCTTGAACTTATAGCAGGTTTCCACCGCCCGGATTCTGGAAAAATCCTGATCAATGGAAAGGACGTTACGGACTTATCTCCGGAAAAACGCAACCTGGCTTTTGTGTACCAGGACTATTCCCTTTTTCCCCACATGACCGTTAAAAAGAACATCGAATTCGGGCTGAAGATGAAAAAACTCAAAGCTCCCGAAAAGTTAATGGAAATTTCGGAATACCTTAATATTTCCCACCTGCTGGAAAGGCATCCTCTAAACCTTTCTGGTGGGGAACAGCAGCGGGTGTCCCTTGCCCGGGCTCTCGTTACAGATCCTGAAATCCTCATGCTGGACGAGCCCTTGAGTGCCCTTGATCCGAGGACACAGGATAGTGCCCGGGAGATGCTTTTGAATGTGCACCGGAAGGGTAAGCTGACCGTGCTCCACATTACCCACGACCAGACCGAAGCCCGGATCATGGCAGATAAGGTTGCGGTGGTTATGGACGGAAAGCTTGTACAGGTGGGTACGCCGGAAGAAGTCTTTGAAAAACCTGCAAACGACGTGATCGCTGATTTCGTAGGTTTCGAGAATGTCCTGAAAGGCAGGGTACTTTCCTGTGAAGAGGGCCTCCTCCGGATCGAAGCCGAAGGAACGGTGCTTGAAGCTGCCGGGGAGGTGGAGGTCGGGAACATGGTACATGTCGGCCTGAGGCCGGAAAACATAGTTTTAAGTAAGACCTTCACACAATCCAGCATCAGGAACTCACTGAAAGGCATGGTGATAGAGGTTCAGAGCCTGGGCGCACTTGTGCGGGTGCGGATGGATTGCGGGCTCCTCCTGAACGCACTGGTAACCCGGCAGTCTGCCGAAGAAATGGAGCTAGCTCCCGGGGTGCCTGTTTATGCCCAGTTCAAAGCTTCTTCTATCCATGTGCTCCGATGA
- a CDS encoding ABC transporter permease — protein MKPVARKSKKLEPLISVFSFLLLVLFLFISVTLANMIIGQLLNDFPGLVRTAKNSSVMSSIFLSLYAGFLATLIALFLGAPTGYILARFDFPGKRLVESIIDVPVVVPHTVAGIALLTVFGSRGLIGGPLEPYVQFRDALPGIVVAMLFVSVPYLANSAREGFKSVNPRLEKAARSLGAPLWKAFFLVTLPLSARHLLVGAIMTWARAISEFGAVVIIAYYPMIGPTLIYERYISYGLSASRPIAVLLILITLTIFIVIRILSAGWSIYDRD, from the coding sequence ATGAAACCCGTAGCCAGGAAGTCTAAAAAACTCGAGCCTTTGATTTCCGTTTTTTCCTTTTTACTGCTTGTTCTTTTCCTTTTTATTTCCGTTACCCTTGCAAACATGATCATTGGCCAGTTACTGAACGATTTTCCTGGCCTGGTCAGAACTGCAAAAAACAGTTCGGTTATGAGCTCAATTTTTCTCTCTCTTTATGCAGGTTTTCTTGCTACTCTTATAGCCCTCTTTCTCGGGGCTCCCACGGGCTACATCCTGGCAAGGTTTGATTTCCCGGGAAAACGCCTTGTTGAGAGTATCATCGATGTTCCTGTTGTAGTCCCGCATACGGTTGCCGGGATTGCGCTCCTGACGGTTTTCGGATCCCGCGGGCTTATAGGCGGCCCGCTCGAACCTTATGTCCAGTTTAGGGATGCTCTTCCAGGCATAGTGGTTGCAATGCTTTTCGTGTCCGTGCCCTACCTTGCCAATTCCGCAAGGGAAGGCTTCAAAAGTGTTAACCCAAGGCTTGAAAAAGCGGCCCGTTCTCTGGGTGCTCCTCTCTGGAAAGCCTTTTTCCTTGTAACTCTTCCCCTCTCGGCCAGGCACCTTCTTGTGGGAGCTATCATGACCTGGGCCAGGGCTATCAGTGAGTTCGGGGCTGTTGTAATCATCGCCTACTATCCGATGATAGGACCAACCCTGATCTACGAGCGCTACATATCATATGGGCTTTCGGCATCAAGGCCAATTGCAGTTCTCCTGATCCTTATAACCCTCACAATCTTTATAGTAATCAGAATACTTTCTGCAGGCTGGAGCATATATGATAGAGATTAA
- the wtpA gene encoding tungstate ABC transporter substrate-binding protein WtpA — MSSRRDIYKLLVIFTVLSVTFFGLGCVDSSSDEAGGAEVNGTGAGPAEESSILKVFHAGSLGVPFEELEQEFEAQNPGVDVQREAAGSAKCVRKITELGKNADILASADYNLIPTMMMPEYADWYAAFAKNQIVIAYTNDSKYSDEINADNWYEILRRPDVRYGFSNPNDDPCGYRTQMVTQLAELQYEDDQIYDDLIIDLTGMTVTEENGIYTVHVPESEAIDPDTSKIMLRSMEVELSSALEMGEIDYFYIYRSVAVQHGFNFVELPEEIDLSSIEYADNYGKVQVERASGEIATGAPIVYGVTIPTNAENPELATEFVELLLEETGQQIFIENGQPPIVPAVAGGKEAMPPALQALVE; from the coding sequence ATGTCATCCAGAAGAGATATCTACAAATTACTGGTAATTTTTACAGTCCTTTCTGTTACTTTTTTTGGACTTGGCTGTGTTGATTCCTCCTCCGACGAAGCCGGTGGGGCAGAGGTAAACGGTACAGGCGCAGGTCCTGCTGAAGAATCCTCCATCCTTAAAGTTTTCCATGCCGGAAGCCTGGGAGTGCCTTTCGAGGAACTTGAACAGGAGTTTGAAGCACAAAATCCGGGCGTGGATGTCCAGAGGGAAGCTGCAGGTAGCGCAAAATGTGTCCGAAAAATCACCGAACTCGGGAAAAACGCCGATATCCTGGCATCAGCTGACTACAACCTGATCCCTACGATGATGATGCCCGAGTATGCAGACTGGTATGCAGCCTTTGCCAAGAACCAGATCGTTATCGCTTACACGAATGATAGTAAGTATAGTGATGAGATAAATGCTGACAACTGGTATGAAATTCTCAGGAGACCGGATGTACGCTACGGTTTTTCCAACCCTAACGATGACCCCTGCGGGTACAGGACCCAGATGGTAACCCAGCTTGCGGAACTCCAATATGAGGATGACCAGATCTATGATGACCTTATCATTGATTTGACAGGAATGACCGTTACTGAGGAAAACGGTATTTATACCGTACATGTCCCCGAATCCGAAGCAATCGATCCAGATACCTCTAAGATCATGCTCCGGAGCATGGAAGTGGAACTTTCTTCAGCCCTGGAAATGGGGGAGATTGATTACTTCTACATCTACCGGAGTGTTGCTGTCCAGCACGGTTTCAACTTTGTTGAACTTCCTGAAGAAATCGACCTTAGTTCTATTGAATACGCGGACAACTACGGCAAAGTGCAGGTTGAAAGGGCTAGCGGGGAAATCGCCACTGGTGCCCCTATAGTATACGGAGTCACAATTCCGACGAATGCCGAGAACCCTGAGCTTGCAACTGAATTCGTTGAACTTCTGCTCGAAGAGACCGGACAGCAGATCTTTATCGAGAATGGTCAGCCTCCGATCGTGCCCGCAGTTGCCGGCGGAAAAGAAGCCATGCCTCCTGCTCTCCAGGCACTCGTAGAATAA